The following proteins come from a genomic window of Noviherbaspirillum sp. L7-7A:
- a CDS encoding CaiB/BaiF CoA-transferase family protein, with translation MSAKHLPYKGVRVVEFTHMVMGPTCGMVLADLGAEVIKVEPIGGDNTRKLLGSGAGFFPMFNRNKKSIAVDLQTPEGRELVLRLIDTADIVSENFKPGTMKKLGLDYASLSARNERLIYVSHKGFLPGPYDHRTALDEVVQMMGGLAYMTGRPGDPLRAGTSVNDIMGGIFGALGAMAALAERAQTGRGQEVQSALYENNVFLVAQHMMQYAVTGKPAAPMPSRISAWAVYDVFNVKDNEQIFLAVVSDTQWAIFCDAFGLSDLKADLRLITNNDRVSARDWMMPLLRAEMARYSVAELSAVFEKHGLPFAPITRPHDLLDDPHLMQTGGLAPMRLPDGRETLTALLPLTLGGERPGIRLNPPKLGEHSTEILSELGYDEGAIRAMQTQQIVR, from the coding sequence ATGTCAGCTAAACATCTTCCCTACAAGGGTGTACGCGTCGTTGAGTTCACGCACATGGTGATGGGGCCGACCTGCGGTATGGTGCTGGCCGATCTGGGTGCGGAAGTCATCAAGGTCGAGCCGATCGGCGGTGACAACACCCGCAAGCTGCTCGGCTCCGGCGCTGGCTTCTTCCCGATGTTCAACCGTAACAAGAAGAGCATCGCTGTCGACTTGCAAACGCCGGAAGGCAGAGAGCTGGTCTTGAGGCTGATCGATACGGCCGATATCGTCAGCGAAAACTTCAAGCCCGGCACCATGAAGAAGCTGGGGCTGGACTATGCCAGCCTGTCCGCCCGCAATGAACGGCTGATCTATGTCAGCCACAAGGGCTTCCTGCCCGGCCCCTATGACCATCGCACGGCGCTTGATGAGGTCGTGCAGATGATGGGCGGCCTAGCGTACATGACCGGGCGACCTGGCGATCCGCTGCGTGCCGGTACCAGCGTCAACGACATCATGGGCGGCATATTCGGTGCCCTCGGCGCGATGGCTGCATTGGCAGAGCGCGCCCAGACCGGCCGGGGGCAGGAAGTACAAAGCGCACTTTATGAAAACAATGTGTTCTTGGTCGCGCAGCACATGATGCAGTATGCGGTGACAGGCAAGCCGGCCGCACCTATGCCCAGTCGCATTTCCGCGTGGGCGGTGTATGACGTGTTCAACGTCAAGGACAACGAGCAGATCTTCCTGGCAGTGGTGAGCGACACGCAGTGGGCCATCTTCTGCGATGCATTTGGCCTGTCTGACCTGAAAGCCGACCTGCGCCTGATCACCAATAATGACAGAGTGTCTGCCCGCGATTGGATGATGCCCTTGCTGCGTGCCGAGATGGCGCGCTACAGCGTCGCCGAGCTATCGGCAGTGTTTGAAAAACACGGCTTGCCTTTTGCTCCGATTACCCGGCCACACGACCTGCTTGACGATCCGCATTTAATGCAAACCGGCGGGCTGGCACCCATGAGGCTTCCCGACGGACGCGAAACCTTGACTGCATTGCTGCCTTTGACACTTGGCGGCGAGAGGCCCGGCATTCGACTCAATCCCCCAAAGCTCGGCGAACACAGCACCGAAATACTAAGTGAGCTGGGCTACGACGAGGGCGCGATCCGCGCCATGCAGACGCAACAAATCGTTCGATAA
- a CDS encoding tripartite tricarboxylate transporter substrate binding protein — MTLSTGASFAQNGNWPNQPIRFIVPYTPGGGTDTVTRHIAEKMSGNTKWTFLVDNKPGANGNIGMDAVAKSKPDGYTIGMGQTANLAINSTLIPKMPFNASKDLVPVALVAELPTVMVVRADSPWKSVGDAVKAAKAKPGEVKQALAGNGTVGHLAGEMLSRQAGIQVLNIPYKGAAPAITDLIGGQTDYMFATPQSVAGMIKGGKLRAIAVTSQKRLSFLPNVPTVAESGYKDFVAMDWKAIVAPAGTPPEIVQRLNAEVGKALAQPALVATLEAEGSTPMTGSPEQAAKFIKAEQEKWGSLIREAGIKPD, encoded by the coding sequence ATGACGCTCTCCACCGGCGCAAGTTTTGCGCAAAACGGTAACTGGCCGAATCAGCCAATACGTTTCATCGTTCCCTATACCCCGGGAGGCGGCACGGATACGGTGACGCGCCATATCGCGGAAAAAATGTCTGGCAATACCAAATGGACCTTCCTGGTGGATAACAAGCCTGGCGCCAACGGCAACATCGGCATGGACGCAGTGGCGAAGTCCAAGCCGGACGGCTACACCATCGGCATGGGGCAAACCGCAAATCTGGCCATCAATTCCACCCTGATTCCCAAGATGCCATTCAACGCATCCAAGGATCTCGTTCCGGTTGCACTAGTGGCCGAGCTTCCGACAGTCATGGTAGTGCGAGCCGACTCTCCCTGGAAATCGGTGGGCGATGCAGTAAAAGCCGCAAAAGCCAAACCGGGCGAGGTCAAGCAGGCTCTTGCCGGAAATGGCACGGTAGGTCATCTAGCAGGCGAAATGCTGAGCCGCCAAGCCGGGATCCAGGTGCTCAATATTCCCTATAAAGGTGCCGCGCCAGCCATCACCGATCTCATTGGCGGGCAGACCGATTACATGTTTGCCACACCCCAATCGGTAGCTGGAATGATCAAGGGTGGCAAGTTGCGCGCGATCGCCGTCACTTCGCAAAAGCGTTTGTCCTTCCTCCCCAATGTGCCGACAGTCGCTGAATCCGGCTACAAGGACTTCGTAGCGATGGATTGGAAGGCAATTGTTGCTCCAGCTGGAACGCCTCCGGAGATTGTGCAACGCCTGAACGCAGAAGTCGGAAAGGCGCTTGCGCAGCCGGCGTTGGTCGCCACGCTGGAAGCTGAAGGCAGCACCCCTATGACCGGTTCCCCGGAACAAGCGGCCAAGTTCATTAAAGCTGAACAGGAAAAATGGGGCAGCCTGATCCGGGAAGCCGGCATTAAGCCAGACTAA
- a CDS encoding IclR family transcriptional regulator, translating to MPRKAQTESVADVNAAPGGAAAVDKAISLLAAFRSGDRALALGELAERTQLYKSTVLRAIASLEHARLIQKMPDGRYALGSEIARLYSIYAASFSLESIVLPALQELVRQTGESAAYHVRQGDSRLCLYRVDSPHPIRDHVRAGEVLPLYRGAGGRVLVAFDGELLKKAPSEEAEIYRQIVEQGFCATRGDRLAEVAGISAPVFRQDHQLAGALTLTMPAHRYADHYIEKVITTAKSLSNQMP from the coding sequence ATGCCGCGCAAAGCCCAGACTGAATCGGTAGCAGATGTGAATGCCGCGCCTGGTGGTGCCGCTGCCGTGGACAAGGCGATCTCCCTTTTGGCGGCATTTCGCTCTGGCGATCGCGCGCTGGCGTTAGGTGAACTGGCCGAACGCACCCAGCTATACAAAAGCACGGTGCTGCGCGCGATCGCTTCACTTGAGCACGCGCGGCTGATTCAGAAGATGCCTGACGGCAGGTATGCCTTAGGTAGTGAAATAGCGCGCTTGTATAGCATCTATGCAGCTTCGTTTTCGCTAGAAAGTATCGTGCTGCCAGCGCTGCAGGAACTTGTCAGGCAAACTGGCGAAAGTGCGGCCTACCATGTCCGTCAGGGCGATTCACGTTTGTGCTTGTACCGGGTCGACTCGCCGCATCCAATACGGGACCATGTGCGTGCCGGCGAAGTGCTTCCTCTTTATCGCGGTGCAGGGGGGCGTGTACTGGTGGCTTTCGACGGGGAATTGCTGAAAAAGGCGCCAAGCGAAGAAGCGGAAATATATCGACAAATCGTCGAGCAGGGATTTTGCGCGACCAGAGGCGATCGGCTGGCGGAGGTAGCCGGCATTTCCGCACCGGTGTTTCGGCAAGATCATCAACTTGCGGGAGCACTTACCCTAACGATGCCAGCACACCGTTACGCCGATCATTACATTGAAAAAGTCATCACGACAGCAAAATCGTTGTCGAATCAAATGCCTTGA
- a CDS encoding tripartite tricarboxylate transporter substrate binding protein, producing the protein MIAKLSGCAFAVACVLPIAAVAQATWPERPVRIVVPYAPGGTTDYAARQIAAKLSEQTKQTFFVENKPGASGTIGTNFVAKAAPDGYTLLANDTTYTMLPSLFAKLPWNYDNDIVPVTTIAQTPVILIVSASSPYKNLGELISYAQKNPDKLNFGSGGSGSSTHLAAEVFKKEAKAPVVHVPYKGAGEAMLGLISNQVDLLVTASPTAVPQIKGGKVRALAVTGERRLPSLPDVPTFKEAGLPSYAVNNWFGLAAPKGTSKEVIIKLHALVNKALEDKGLRDQFAQQGAQPGGIPPEQFSELIRRDAALWRAAAKDAKVQPE; encoded by the coding sequence ATGATTGCCAAACTATCCGGCTGCGCGTTTGCTGTGGCCTGCGTACTTCCAATTGCCGCTGTGGCACAAGCCACCTGGCCCGAGAGACCGGTTCGCATCGTCGTACCCTATGCACCCGGTGGAACGACCGACTACGCAGCACGTCAGATTGCTGCCAAACTCTCGGAGCAAACCAAGCAAACGTTTTTTGTCGAGAACAAGCCTGGCGCCAGCGGTACGATCGGGACGAACTTCGTTGCCAAGGCAGCCCCGGATGGCTACACGCTTCTGGCCAATGACACGACGTACACAATGCTGCCATCGTTGTTCGCCAAACTTCCATGGAACTATGACAATGACATCGTTCCGGTGACGACCATTGCACAAACTCCAGTGATTCTGATCGTGAGTGCAAGTTCCCCCTACAAAAATCTGGGTGAATTGATTAGTTATGCACAGAAGAACCCGGACAAGCTGAACTTTGGGTCTGGCGGATCTGGCAGCTCCACCCATCTCGCTGCAGAAGTATTTAAAAAGGAAGCCAAGGCACCTGTCGTTCATGTTCCCTATAAAGGCGCTGGCGAGGCGATGCTTGGCCTGATTTCCAATCAAGTGGATCTCCTGGTCACCGCAAGCCCTACCGCCGTGCCGCAAATAAAAGGCGGAAAAGTGCGCGCATTGGCAGTCACTGGGGAGCGTCGATTGCCTTCCTTGCCAGACGTTCCGACGTTCAAGGAAGCGGGCTTGCCGAGTTATGCCGTCAATAACTGGTTTGGCTTGGCGGCACCCAAGGGCACATCGAAAGAGGTCATCATCAAGTTGCATGCGCTGGTCAACAAGGCGCTGGAAGACAAAGGCTTACGCGATCAATTTGCCCAGCAAGGCGCTCAGCCAGGAGGAATTCCTCCCGAACAGTTTTCCGAACTGATTCGGCGCGACGCCGCGCTGTGGCGGGCTGCAGCCAAAGACGCGAAAGTCCAACCAGAATGA
- a CDS encoding hydroxymethylglutaryl-CoA lyase, with amino-acid sequence MSFDPKAGPDVLISEVGPRDGLQSVKATMPTEHKKRWISALHDAGIREIEVASFVPAKLLPQMADAEEVVRHALTLPGLTVMALVPNLRGAEAALAAGVHKVTIPVSASEAHSLANVRKTREQMIDTVREIVALRNRTAPGVKIEAGISTAFGCTIQGLVAEDDVIRMAAWCAAAGVDDCGLSDTTGYANPAQVRRLFRRMRSEIGEKAGAAHMHNTRGLGLANCLAAFEEGVRVFDSSLGGLGGCPYAPGASGNVVTEDLVFMFEAMGVRTGIDIDRLIAAREPLKAGLPGEPLYGMTPEAGLPKGFQQGVSHVS; translated from the coding sequence ATGAGTTTTGATCCAAAAGCAGGACCTGATGTCTTGATCAGCGAAGTCGGCCCGCGCGACGGGCTGCAGTCCGTCAAAGCAACCATGCCGACCGAGCACAAGAAGCGCTGGATCAGCGCCTTGCATGACGCAGGCATTCGTGAGATCGAGGTGGCCTCGTTTGTGCCGGCGAAACTGTTGCCGCAGATGGCGGACGCGGAAGAAGTCGTCCGGCATGCACTGACATTGCCCGGCCTGACCGTGATGGCGCTGGTGCCCAATCTGCGCGGTGCCGAGGCGGCGCTAGCGGCAGGCGTGCACAAGGTCACCATCCCGGTATCAGCCAGCGAGGCCCATTCGCTGGCAAATGTGCGTAAGACGCGGGAACAGATGATCGATACGGTGCGCGAGATCGTCGCGCTGCGAAATCGCACTGCGCCCGGCGTAAAGATTGAAGCCGGTATTTCCACCGCGTTCGGCTGCACGATACAAGGCTTGGTCGCCGAGGACGATGTGATCCGGATGGCAGCCTGGTGTGCGGCGGCCGGGGTCGACGACTGCGGCCTGTCGGACACGACCGGCTATGCCAATCCGGCGCAGGTGCGGCGCCTGTTTCGCCGCATGCGCTCGGAAATCGGCGAAAAGGCTGGCGCGGCGCACATGCACAATACCCGCGGCCTTGGCCTGGCGAACTGCCTGGCCGCCTTTGAAGAAGGCGTGCGCGTCTTCGATTCCTCGCTGGGCGGGCTGGGCGGCTGTCCGTATGCGCCAGGCGCGTCAGGCAACGTGGTGACCGAGGACCTGGTGTTCATGTTCGAAGCCATGGGCGTGCGCACCGGGATCGATATCGACCGCCTGATCGCGGCACGGGAGCCGCTCAAGGCCGGCCTGCCGGGCGAGCCGTTATATGGCATGACGCCGGAAGCCGGTCTGCCGAAAGGTTTTCAACAAGGAGTGTCGCATGTCAGCTAA